The DNA segment AAATGCTGAAACCACAAAACAACAGTGAAAACAGCAGGAAAACATACGTAATCCCACACAGTTCAAGACCACAGGACAGGAGGACTAAAGTTTCTTCTTTCAGTATTGATCTTAGTGTAAAGGAGAGTTCTAAATGTATTGATTTTCACAATGATGTCCAGGAAATCTGTTCCGAAAAGCGGCAAAGCATGCAGTCAACTCAGTCACTGTCTCGGACAGGAGAATGCAACACACTAAGAAACAGAGGAACATATGTGATCCATACAGGTCAAATTTCTGCCTGCAATGACCCCCCGATTCATACATTAGACACTCATACACATGTCACATCTAGGGAAACAGCAAATGAAATTTCTTTGCAAAGTACAAATACTGACCAGTGTTCCTCAGGGATGCAATCAGATCAAGAGGTGTCTCATTTACCTGAAAACAGAAAGGCTGTCTGTGATGAGAATGTTTTTGACAATCTATTTGATCATTCTCCAATAGGGCACACAAAAGCCAAGAAGCCTAAGACAGCAgtgccaaaagaaagaaagaagaattttacaacaaaagaaaatgcatcAACAAAGAGAAGACATAAGTATAGCTTTACTCAGACTGGTGACATTTTGCCAAAAGAAATTCCATTACCAGcagacaacaaaaagaaaaacagcacatCCACTAATTTGTTCCAGGAGGTAACAGAAAGCCTACATTCTTCTGCTCACGAGGAAGCCTTTATGGATGAGCCTGCAACTGAGACTGGGGACACAAACAGCACTCATTTGAGACACTTTGACCATAATGATGATTTGGATACTATTAATGACATTGACATAAATTTGAAAGATGCCAGTCAAAAGCATCACAATACCCAAAACGCCAAGAGCAAGTGTAGAGAAACTTATGTTGTCTTGTCCAATTGCAATTCACAGTTAAACGGAAAGGAAAATGTTCCTTTTATGAGCAGCAATGAAGAGGGGTTAATTGCAGATAGGACATTTGTTCCTCATCAGGACAGTGACAGTCAATCGACACCGATAAGAGCAGAGCAGGTTAGGCAGAAACACAGTGGATTATTCTCTGAAGACAGGCCACCTTGGGAATCTCTGGATTATGGCTCCACTGAAAGTTTTATGTCTGACAGTCCGGTGACTATCCAGAAGAATACACAAGAGATTTCATCAGAAACTATGAACATTTATGAGGAACCTGAGTGGAATATGTCTCACCTATCTCCAGGTAACTATTGattggttatttatttgtttgtttatatttgataGGTGGGGCACAAACCAGAAAAGTATTCTCCTCTTGTTTGGAAACtgcaattgaattgaatgatgatgccacagctatTCATGACTGGGAGTTCAATTGAGTTCAGTGCACTTTTTATGTCAaatgtacactgatcaggcatcactttatggccaccgatcaggcataacatcgCCACTTGCCGAATATTGTGTTGGAATCCTTGCagcaaaacagtcctgacccgtaGAGCCTTAATAggattaacttcttcagcattaacttctacagaaactcatctgttggatcagaccacatggaTCAGCCTTGatcctgtcgccagttcaccactctTTCACACCAtaccttccttggaccacttttgatagatacagACTGAGTGACATTTAGGATCTGTATTGTTAGTGAGCCTttaaccagctgtagtttaggcttCAGGGACCAAAACCAGGTAAGAAGTCCACTAATTGGAGATTAATTGAGATTGCTGCTTAACATATCCCAcccattaacaggtgccatgatgaagagataatcattgTATTCACTCACCAGTCATAAGGTTATaaggtcataatattatgcctgattggtgtgaatgtgtgtgaatccTTGCATGTGAAAGAGGTCAGTTAGCACTTCTTTTAAGTGTCATCAGCTGCATGGGTAGCAGTTTGAAAAGATGTGATTAGCTACTTCATATATTTAAGAGAATACTTATGGCTTTACTCTCCGATTAGTAGCAGTCATATGGTAGGGGGATGCTAGATAGTGAATGTATATAGcaaatattattacaataataataataataataataatatatttttattattattgtcaaaataataatCTTGTCAGATCACATGAtaatttttgtaatgttttatgtttaaattataGATGGGAGGGCAATGAAGAGCTTAACAAACACAGACTTGACTGCCAATCCATTGGGCCGATCCCGTAGGAAAGCAGCTCCCGTGTCCTACAAGGAGCCGCCTCTCAACTGGTGAGAGATCTTTTGTTGTTCTTCTATACATGAAAAGTTTAAGCTCTAGGTGCTTTGTTACGTTCATATtgctttttaattgttttttcttcattttgcaGCAAAATGAGGCGTGGAGACAAGTTCTCAGACACCAAATTCTTACATTCACCAGTgtataaagataaaaagaagaaaagtttAAGAAAAATGCAGAGTAAATGCCCAATTTAAGTAGGATTTATACAGTTATTATATACTCTTAACCTTTACGTtgattgtatttctttttttttttttttttttttaacatttatttcaatatatttttgcataaaaaatttTAGCATTTAAATACCCTGTCATTATAGAGCAATTATGAGAACACTTTGCTTAAATCACCTATAGAATTTAATCTCTCTATCGGTTGCTATGGTAGTGGCGTGTTGACGTGACTGTCGGGTAGTGAATGAATAATACAGAATGTGTTCACCTGAGACGTGTGCTGTAGCTGCAGAATAGAGTTGTTTTTGTACCTTCTATTATACACAGTAACAAGTGGCTagattctgttttgttttgtttgtttttttttgtaaatttttttttttttttttttacttttcttgtaTGTGTTGAATGTGTTCAGGAGCATTTGGTGAGTTtgactgttttattatttgagtCAAATTAAAAGACTTCTCATCTGTGGTTTTTCATATAATtgcagcttttatttttttttagtttttctgaGCTAAACTGCTGTTTGTGTAATGATTTTGAAAGTTTGcacatatttaatcaaaatcGGATTTTCTGCATTGTGTATAGCCCGTGGAGGTTATTAACCAAGAGGTGATTGGAGCCTGaaatgttgttctttttttttttttagtgtacagtgctttttttcccacattatTTCAGTGTGTACATTTGGAAATAAATGTCCTTCTGATCCAGTCCTGATTGTTTTGTTGGTCTTGTGCAACATGGAAACCAGACAAGTGAAGCGAAGCATTGAAGCCCTGCTGTAAGTCCCCCACGATGCATTAATGAAACACCTAGTTTAAAAAAGTCTATACTCCATAGTGctatttatgaatataatagAATTTGTATAGGTATAAGTAAGAGGCAGCAATCAATAAAACatactttgttttttgtgattaATGTGACTTCTGtgaaagaatatatatttttttttatgagtggTCATTatattggacaaaaaatccGGGAAAATGACTTTGACCCAACAGGGAAAGGCTCTTCCTCGATGCTGGATAATTTGGTAAGAatttgaattattaaataaaaagctttattcagtatatacagtaagtatattATGGTGGTGTTGgagaaatattttgtgttaaatAGTTATTTGACCGATCACTGTTTAAGGCTCAATATGTAAGTGTTTCAtgatggaataaataaataatcaagaaAATATGCATAAAATGCTATATAGTTGCAATAacagtttttaaagtttttttattatcccacagttttattttgttcactTTGCAGTTAGTTTTGGATTGTTCCTGTGATGCGTTCTCTGGTATTAATTGAACTAGAGATGGTTGCATTATTGATAATATATTAGATCACAACTAATATATTAAGTTGTCTCTATGTCTTTATATACAGGCTCATTATGATTTAGCCATAAATGTGGCTTTATGGTATCTGAATGAGAAAAAAGGTGCTGACATGAATGAACTTATGTAAGTAATTTCTTTTGTGTGATtagtggaaataaataaattacactttatttttgcATCTTGAGTGTTTTGGAGTTCTATATATGCTGGCAGAACATTACCTCTGTACTGTTTTTGCAGAGGAGCCATCAGTCCCAGCCACAATAACTGTTCTAACCGACTGGAAAGAGAGGCTATAATCCTTTCATCCTTTGCAGGAATGATTTTGGTTTGTACATTTGACAGAGTAATATATAAAGCTCATTAATCAGTCAAATAAAtgcttatatttttctttattctagAATAGCTTGCCTGTGACTGACATCCTGTCACTGTATAGCTGCAAGCCATCTGTCTCCTGCCCTTATCCAGACACTAAAGTAAATACATACATGCACAAATATCATATTCATATTAAGAATTTCAAAAGTGCATTGTATTAAAATAGGTGTTAGAGTTAAATCAGTTAAGACTGCTACATACTGCTATATACTTAAACAcaatcatttaataataatatacattgttAATCAGTTTATGTTGTAGAACAGGATGCTCAATTTTATGGGTCAATGATCCACTCTATTTGGTGGTTTCCCTGCTCATGTCAATACTTCCTAAACTTTCTAGCCTTGCCTAATATCCTGGTAAGTTAAATGGATAGAATGGGACTAAAACTGTTCTGAACGCTCACCTAGCATGACTGCAGTAGGGAACTATTGTGTCTTCTCCCCATCTCACTCTTGTGACTTCCACAGAGCAACATCATTCATCCTTTCTCCTTATCCTATCACCCATTTGCCATGCTCAGTTCATTTAAGGCAGTAGACCGTTCAAGAAAGCACAGTAAGCACTGTATATGACACTGCACTTTGACTATTCGTTTTCATTTCCTGATATCTgtgcattacaaaaaaaagtattctttTCCAGCACAGATGCTGAAAAGGTGGAAAGCTCTGCGTAACAAAAGAGCATCAGCAGAGCAGGAGAAGCAGATGGTGTCCTCCCCAACCCCCTCTTCTCCATCATCTTTTAGTGTGAGTCTTAAAGAATCTCCTAATATATCTGTCCATAAGGAATTCTCTTTTTCATtgtattacatatttattatttagctaTCCATTATGAACCTCATTCATTCACTATGAATTGCTACTACAGCTGAACAAATTAAAGAATATATAATGTAGTATCATATAGCTCCGGAGACTGATTCGTAGACCAGACTGAACTCATTTGTGTCACAACCTAATCCTTTTATTTAATGATCTGTCCTCTGTTGTGTACAGGACAGTGTGGATTCATTGAAAGAGCAAACAAAGCACTATGAAGGCTCAGAAGAATCGCAGCAGGACTGAAGACTACTCACCCAGATAATCTTTAAAGCGTTCtgttattactatatatatgttttacatttattttttatctttaaaaatacAACCGAGTTACAACCTTTTAGAAGCCTTAGCTTATGTTTAGTAATGTAAGTAAAAGCCAACACTTAATAAACTGtattaatatgaaatatttgcATATAGTAAAATGTGCCTTACGCTTTCAACCTTAAAATTGTGTCCTACTGGCAGATAATGTTGCATCTTTCtagaaataaatgctttaaatatacaaatttattatttcagcacatcaggaaacaaaaagacaaatctGCATGCCTTGGTTTCACCTGACTAGGCTTTTTCAGGAGCTTGTACACTGCAGCTTTTACTGGAAACTCTAATGTTGTTGTGTGACTATTGTGGGTAACAGAATCATGATTGTAAAATACTTGAAAAGGTGTGCTGAGAGTGGGGTTTTTTAGATGGTGTATTTCTGGTCTGGAAAAGTGGGTACTGCACCAGATTTTACACCAATAAATAGCTTAAATATATGGTTgtgtttaacattttgtttgttttggttggTTTCTTTCTGAGAAGGGATTGTATTGAACTGTATCATCACAGTAACCAGCAACTATTCTAAATATTCAAATACTCTTTTCTAAGGATAAATACTTACTTGATTTTTACAAGAACTGCATAAAAAATGAGGTTCTTGGATCATTGGGCAGGTGAAAgagttaattttattatatatgttaaaAAGCACCATATATGTTGACATCACTGCCCAATTTatagacaaaacaaaatgctGTCCATCATTTGGGGTTGTTTTCTATCTCTTTTGGAGTGGTTTATCCCACAATAACACTtagcaaagtgttttatttctcttataccacagcaaattGCTTATCAATACAATATTTAACAAAGTACATGTTGTACATTTCAaccattaataatacatttaatgttgtgtacCCAGGATAAAGAGGTTTAtcttatcatttattataacagttataaacatataaataattctTTGTTAAACAACATTTGATACTTTTATCGCTGTATTAATCTTAAGACTATGTGGAGCGCCATACAAGTCATTCCGAACTGACCTGTTACTATTAAGGATTAACATACATATG comes from the Silurus meridionalis isolate SWU-2019-XX chromosome 3, ASM1480568v1, whole genome shotgun sequence genome and includes:
- the sgo2 gene encoding shugoshin 2; the encoded protein is MEKKPNTIKQTAAKIKTKIHNTSSFFKLSLKTNNKALALALVAQKEKSKQLEMETVRLQKDLQNLRFDLAIQRHKNTKMLRVLREFYNNSFNFMAKAVDLFSKEEGAESADTEIPEESSQTEKDATSLLPGQKNRTSLYKSGQQKNTEGPSGKVSMLNDDQPHSSSPQSKEKPHSPKVDNTAPQNALYESEMEITVVDNVAEIVTVQTKPKKSCKIDQRKTSKNSDPCSARSRESIVLNYDQEAMESSCPKSTTVNTSMRTSCETDLQTNTHNKSEEESLPQRVELLHVEEESVTAQRKTHVTSRYTKSNRRLDSQKLFAGYTNKKQIYVIPPHESSFTSASNDLEDYFSDQGVQSHRRSKESLYDSMSKDKDIESEAEMLKPQNNSENSRKTYVIPHSSRPQDRRTKVSSFSIDLSVKESSKCIDFHNDVQEICSEKRQSMQSTQSLSRTGECNTLRNRGTYVIHTGQISACNDPPIHTLDTHTHVTSRETANEISLQSTNTDQCSSGMQSDQEVSHLPENRKAVCDENVFDNLFDHSPIGHTKAKKPKTAVPKERKKNFTTKENASTKRRHKYSFTQTGDILPKEIPLPADNKKKNSTSTNLFQEVTESLHSSAHEEAFMDEPATETGDTNSTHLRHFDHNDDLDTINDIDINLKDASQKHHNTQNAKSKCRETYVVLSNCNSQLNGKENVPFMSSNEEGLIADRTFVPHQDSDSQSTPIRAEQVRQKHSGLFSEDRPPWESLDYGSTESFMSDSPVTIQKNTQEISSETMNIYEEPEWNMSHLSPDGRAMKSLTNTDLTANPLGRSRRKAAPVSYKEPPLNCKMRRGDKFSDTKFLHSPVYKDKKKKSLRKMQSKCPI
- the LOC124383147 gene encoding uncharacterized protein C2orf80-like; its protein translation is METRQVKRSIEALLGHYIGQKIRENDFDPTGKGSSSMLDNLAHYDLAINVALWYLNEKKGADMNELIGAISPSHNNCSNRLEREAIILSSFAGMILNSLPVTDILSLYSCKPSVSCPYPDTKSNIIHPFSLSYHPFAMLSSFKAVDRSRKHTQMLKRWKALRNKRASAEQEKQMVSSPTPSSPSSFSDSVDSLKEQTKHYEGSEESQQD